Proteins found in one Xenopus laevis strain J_2021 chromosome 1L, Xenopus_laevis_v10.1, whole genome shotgun sequence genomic segment:
- the slc8b1.L gene encoding mitochondrial sodium/calcium exchanger protein has protein sequence MEPLTFETYNGNTAWNNADCQDVGKLNASLRCNFTRTTPDCIDSDGYINYLDGAFCSFPPNVFPLAIFLYTLWLLYLFIILAVTAEKFFCPNLSAISRILRLSHNVAGVTFLAFGNGAPDVFSAVAAFSDSRTAGLAIGALFGAGVFVTTVVAGGITIVKPFTAASRPFLRDIVFYIAAIFLTFVVLYQGSVSLIVALVYLLLYLVYVFVVVLSTWIYRRMRQQQLSVPVTEEPDLLGESEDNCVPTPHGSEYGDEYQPLLPMQQSTWHILSSELNPIDVRKWKQKSWKWRTFKLIKVPVEVLLLLTVPVVDPDKEERNWQRPLNCLHLITTPLLCVFTLNAGSYGLYIINGVMPVWAVLLIIGTFLAAIVFLTTTNEEPPKYHCLFSFLGFVASALWISAAATEVVNLLRTFGIIFRLSNTVLGLTLLAWGNSIGDFVSDITLARQGYPRMAFSACFGGIIFNVLIGVGLGCLMQMGPSKTIFQLEHQGLLVWILAGGLGISLVFSLVSVPAQSFHLRRGYGLTLLFIYGLFLIVALLTEFGVIRLEMF, from the exons ATGGAGCCTCTGACCTTTGAGACCTACAATGGTAATACTGCGTGGAATAATGCTGAT TGCCAGGATGTAGGAAAGTTGAATGCTTCCCTTCGCTGCAACTTTACAAGAACAACACCAGACTGCATTGACAGTGATGGATATATTAATTATCTTGATGGAGCTTTCTGCAGCTTCCCTCCAAACGTATTCCCTCTTGCCATCTTTCTGTAT ACGCTTTGGTTGCTCTACCTTTTCATTATACTCGCAGTAACTGCAGAAAAATT tttctGTCCCAATCTGTCAGCAATATCCCGCATTCTTAGACTTTCTCACAATGTCGCT GGCGTTACTTTCTTGGCATTTGGGAATGGCGCCCCAGATGTATTTAGTGCTGTAGCTGCTTTTTCTGACTCAAGGACAGCAGGGCTTGCAATTGGAGCACTTTTTG GTGCAGGGGTATTTGTCACTACTGTAGTAGCAGGCGGGATCACTATAGTGAAGCCATTCACAGCTGCATCTCGTCCCTTCCTGAGAGACATTGTGTTTTACATAGCTGCCATCTTCCTCACCTTCGTCGTTCTGTACCAAGGTTCTGTGAGCCTCATTGTAGCTCTTG TGTATTTGCTGTTGTATCTGGTTTATGTCTTCGTGGTGGTTCTCTCTACTTGGATCTACCGGAGGATGCGCCAACAGCAGTTATCTGTTCCAGTAACGGAAGAACCAG ACCTTTTAGGCGAGTCAGAGGACAATTGCGTTCCCACCCCACATGGATCAGAATATG GAGATGAGTATCAGCCCCTTTTACCCATGCAACAGAGCACCTGGCACATTCTGTCCAGTGAACTGAATCCAATTGATGTCAGGAAATGGAAGCAGAAATCTTGGAAGTGGAGAACTTTTAAACTGATAAAG GTACCTGTAGAAGTCCTCCTCCTTCTTACTGTTCCAGTAGTGGATCCAGATAAGGAGGAGCGAAACTGGCAAAGGCCTCTGAACTGTCTACACCTTATCACCACCCCACTGCTTTGTGTGTTCACTCTGAATGCAGGATCAT ATGGACTGTACATAATTAATGGTGTGATGCCAGTTTGGGCTGTTTTGCTGATTATTGGAACTTTCTTAGCTGCGATTGTTTTCCTAACAACCACAAATGAAGAGCCTCCAAAATATCATTGT CTCTTCTCCTTTCTGGGATTTGTTGCTAGTGCACTTTGGATCAGTGCTGCAGCCACAGAAGTAGTTAACTTGTTACGCACATTTGGAATCATCTTTCGCCTCAGTAACACAGTTCTTGGGCTGACGCTGCTTGCCTGGGGGAACAGCATAGGAG ATTTTGTCTCTGACATCACACTAGCCCGACAAGGATACCCCCGCATGGCTTTCTCTGCCTGCTTTGGAGGCATTATCTTCA ATGTGCTGATTGGAGTGGGGCTGGGGTGCCTAATGCAAATGGGGCCAAGCAAAACAATTTTTCAG CTTGAGCATCAGGGTCTTCTGGTGTGGATCCTGGCAGGGGGACTTGGCATCAGCTTGGTATTTTCTCTTGTATCTGTGCCTGCTCAGAGTTTCCACCTACGACGTGGTTACGGCTTGACTTTGCTCTTCATCTATGGCCTCTTCCTCATTGTAGCTTTGTTAACTGAATTTGGTGTCATCAGATTGGAAATGTTTTGA